Genomic DNA from Veillonella criceti:
AAAGAGGTTTAATATTTTCACCATTAATCTTAATATTACGGTTCCCTCTTGCCATATAATCACCATTGGCATCTTTTAGAATCACGAGGCCTAAATCTTCTAACACTTTTGTGACTCCATTAAGTCGCTCACTCATGGATAACAACAAATCTTGCCGCACAATACCAGCTGCATCCTTTGTGGCATAGTCCACATAATCCTGCGGTTTACGGCCTTTCACAATATACGCATTAAGAGCATTCACACCAGCTGCTAAACAACCGCTACGACGAATGGCTGCTTTTTCTACGATTAAAACCTTAGCCTCTGTTTCCTTTTGCAACGTAAGCGCTGCATAACAACCCGCTGTGCCTCCGCCAATAATAAGCACATCCGTATCAATTCGCTCTCGTTTCTCAAACTTCATACTGACTATCCCACCTAATTTCCTATAATTATATTTGAAACATTTCTCTCTACACACCTTATGGCCTAACCTTCTATAAAGACCATTAAATATAAAATATCTGGCCTGCTTCGAGTGCTTTATTTTTTACAATGTGAACCTCTGTATTACTACATAAAAAGAGTCGATAAATTAATACTTGCACTGATTCACCCACTGTAAAGGAGGCCGCTTCAATCGGCTGTTCCGCTTCAATCAAATGCTCACCTATACGAATGCGCATACTAAGGCGCGTTCCCTGAAACGCCACGGTTTCTACCACACCTTGTTCTACTGCACTTTTATCTTCATGGTCAGCATCCGCTTTAAAAACAGCAACAAATTCAGGTCGAATAATGGCCCATTCAAACCCCTCTTCACGTTCAAAACCTGTCAACGTTTCATAATGCATAATCCCTTTGGCCTTGCCCATAAAGCCGGCCACGAAAGGCGTCGCTGGTTGGCCATAAATTTCTTCTGGCGTCCCCATCTGCTCAATGCGCCCATTATTCGTTACAATAATTTCATCGGCTAATTCTACCGCTTCTTCTTGGTCATGTGTTACAAAAATACTAGTAATGCCTGACTTCTTAATGGTTGCTTTTAACCATTGTCGCAACTCATGCTTAACTTTAGCATCGATAGCTGCAAAGGGTTCATCTAAGAGCAGTACATCAGGTCTTGGTGCTAAAGCTCTAGCAAAGGCCACACGTTGCCGTTGACCGCCCGATAATTCACCAGGATAGCGATCTTGCAAATTAGCCAACCCTACTAAATCAAGTAATTCTAACACCCGTTTTTTAATAATATTCGGATCTTCTTTTTGTACTGTAAGGCCAAAGACAATATTATCAAAAACAGTCATATGACGAAATAATGCATAATTCTGAAAAACAAAACCAATTCCCCGTTTAGCCGGCACAATGGAGTTCACTCGTTTACCAGCAATATAAATATCACCTTGATCAGGATGTTCTAAGCCTGCCAACATCCGTAAAATTGTTGTTTTACCACTACCACTAGGCCCTAAGAGAGCCACAATTTTACCTTCTGTGATATGAAAATTTACATCTTTGGAGGCTTCATAATTGCCATATTGTTTATAAATACCTTCCATTGCTACATATTGAGACGTTATTGTTTCCATCTCATCACCTCAAACTCTCTCAATTCCCAAAGTTATGTAATGTTTTTATGACCTACTCTATGTTCTACATAGGCCCGTAAAATTAATAATAGAATAGATAAAATAACTAAGATAGACGATGCTGCAAAAGCTGCCGTTACACCCGTAGCTGAACCAGACATATATAAAGCATCAATTTCTAAGGGCAACGTAAAGGTACTACCGCGCACTTTTGATACTGCTGCAACGGCCCCAAACTCACCTAAGGCTCTAGCTGCACATAACAAAACGCCATATAGAAATCCCCATTTTATCTGTGGAAAGGTAATTTTCCAAAATACGGTCATTCCAGAAGCACCCATCAAAACAGCCGCCTCTTCTTCTTCCCGCCCCCTTGTATGCATAACGCCAATGACTTCACGAAATACAAAAGGCAACGTAACAAAGATAGTCGCTAAAAATACGCCTGGCAAAGCAAACACAACGCGCCAATTCGTACCTAGCCACTGATTAATGCTATCTAAGATTCCATATCCCCAACCAATGCGACCAAATACCATAATAAAAGCTAACCCAGCGATTACTGGTGAAATAGAAAATGGCACATCGATTAAGGTCATCAATACTTGTTTGCCTTTAAAGTCAAACTTACCGATACTATACGCAGCACAAAGACCAAATAGACCACTCACTAATACAGCTAATAAGGCCGCTACTAACGTCAGCCCTAAGGCTGATACTACGTATGGTGTTGTAATGGCTTTTATGTAAAAATCCCAGCCCTGTGCTAACGAACTAGCCACTACTGTTACCAATGGAAAGACGAGCATCAAAATAACAAATAAAAAGCCTAGGCTAATCAAGCTATATTCCACTAACTTTGACTGCTTCATCTTATCGACCTCCTAACCGTTTAGCCTGACGTAACTGTAATAAGTTAACGCTAAGCAAAATTAGAAACG
This window encodes:
- a CDS encoding ABC transporter ATP-binding protein; the protein is METITSQYVAMEGIYKQYGNYEASKDVNFHITEGKIVALLGPSGSGKTTILRMLAGLEHPDQGDIYIAGKRVNSIVPAKRGIGFVFQNYALFRHMTVFDNIVFGLTVQKEDPNIIKKRVLELLDLVGLANLQDRYPGELSGGQRQRVAFARALAPRPDVLLLDEPFAAIDAKVKHELRQWLKATIKKSGITSIFVTHDQEEAVELADEIIVTNNGRIEQMGTPEEIYGQPATPFVAGFMGKAKGIMHYETLTGFEREEGFEWAIIRPEFVAVFKADADHEDKSAVEQGVVETVAFQGTRLSMRIRIGEHLIEAEQPIEAASFTVGESVQVLIYRLFLCSNTEVHIVKNKALEAGQIFYI
- a CDS encoding ABC transporter permease subunit; the encoded protein is MKQSKLVEYSLISLGFLFVILMLVFPLVTVVASSLAQGWDFYIKAITTPYVVSALGLTLVAALLAVLVSGLFGLCAAYSIGKFDFKGKQVLMTLIDVPFSISPVIAGLAFIMVFGRIGWGYGILDSINQWLGTNWRVVFALPGVFLATIFVTLPFVFREVIGVMHTRGREEEEAAVLMGASGMTVFWKITFPQIKWGFLYGVLLCAARALGEFGAVAAVSKVRGSTFTLPLEIDALYMSGSATGVTAAFAASSILVILSILLLILRAYVEHRVGHKNIT